A genome region from Ligilactobacillus cholophilus includes the following:
- a CDS encoding type 1 glutamine amidotransferase, with translation MKYELRLAHLYGDLLNTYSDIGNILVMKYYAKQMNTDIDVQLISLDDTFNADNFDIALFGGGQDFEQTIVSKDLPNKHDEIQKFVEEGKPLLAICGGYQMLGQYYVGADGVKIPGLGVLSHRTETQKNNRFIGDITIKNEETGEEYHGFENHSGVTYLGDDEKPLGKVIVGNGNNGQDGFEGAIYKNTYGTYFHGPILARNGNLAKRLLLLALKHKYPNDDFSQQEALEIKPTY, from the coding sequence ATGAAATATGAATTACGTTTAGCACACTTATATGGTGATTTGTTAAATACTTATAGTGATATTGGTAATATTTTAGTTATGAAATACTATGCTAAACAAATGAATACTGATATCGATGTTCAATTAATTTCATTAGATGATACTTTCAACGCTGATAATTTTGACATTGCCCTTTTTGGTGGTGGTCAAGACTTTGAACAAACAATTGTATCAAAAGATTTACCTAATAAGCATGATGAAATCCAAAAATTCGTTGAAGAGGGTAAGCCTTTGTTAGCTATTTGCGGTGGTTATCAAATGCTTGGCCAATATTATGTTGGTGCTGATGGTGTTAAAATTCCTGGACTTGGTGTCTTATCTCACCGTACAGAAACTCAAAAAAATAACCGTTTTATTGGCGATATTACTATTAAAAACGAAGAAACGGGAGAAGAATATCATGGATTTGAAAATCATAGCGGTGTAACTTACCTTGGTGATGATGAAAAACCACTAGGTAAAGTTATTGTCGGAAATGGTAACAATGGCCAAGATGGTTTTGAAGGTGCTATTTATAAAAATACATATGGTACTTACTTCCATGGACCAATTCTTGCTCGGAATGGTAATTTAGCTAAACGATTACTATTACTTGCACTAAAACACAAATATCCAAATGATGATTTTTCACAACAAGAAGCTCTTGAAATCAAACCAACATACTAA
- a CDS encoding Mur ligase family protein — protein MSLKSNIAIAAGKSSYWFLHNFMHGGTSLPGKLTLAIDPDVLQALAKDYEIIIVTGTNGKTLTTALTVKVLSEKYDNILTNPSGSNMKQGIVTAFLTAKKSKHGKKLAVLETDEANVPIISQYIEPSAFVLTNLFRDQLDRFGEIYTTYNKILKGIKMHPKAKIIANGDEPLFNSVDLPNPTVYFGFDNEEDRDQKAPANTDGVLCPECNHIIRFKSRTYGNLGKYYCPHCGYKRPELTYNVTEIIDQSPQWSKFKINNEEVTLHIGGTYNIYNALAAYAVGSEFELLPFEITKALSSPDQKIFGRQEVIKVGDKDVTLILVKNPVGLDQVLQMIKTDRNPFSLAVLLNANYADGIDTSWIWDGSFEELPFDRIPSVLTGGERYKDITFRLRVAGVPEENFHQRENLTEAVKFIEQMPTKHVYVLATYTAVLQLRKLLADEGYIKGGMD, from the coding sequence ATGTCTCTAAAAAGCAATATTGCTATTGCAGCTGGTAAATCATCTTACTGGTTTCTTCATAACTTTATGCATGGCGGAACTAGTTTACCTGGCAAATTAACTTTAGCCATCGATCCTGATGTATTACAAGCACTAGCGAAAGATTATGAAATTATTATTGTTACTGGAACTAATGGTAAAACTCTTACAACAGCTCTAACTGTTAAAGTATTATCTGAAAAGTATGATAATATCTTAACCAATCCTAGTGGTTCCAATATGAAACAAGGAATCGTAACTGCATTTTTAACAGCTAAAAAAAGTAAACATGGCAAAAAGCTAGCTGTTTTAGAAACTGACGAAGCAAATGTTCCAATTATTTCTCAATATATTGAACCAAGTGCTTTCGTTTTAACTAACTTATTCCGTGATCAACTTGATCGTTTTGGTGAAATTTACACTACTTACAATAAAATTTTAAAGGGAATCAAAATGCATCCAAAAGCAAAAATCATTGCTAATGGTGATGAACCTTTGTTTAATAGTGTAGATCTCCCTAACCCTACTGTTTACTTTGGTTTTGATAATGAGGAAGATCGTGATCAAAAAGCTCCTGCAAATACAGATGGTGTTTTATGTCCCGAATGTAATCACATCATCCGCTTTAAGAGTCGTACATATGGTAATTTAGGTAAATATTACTGTCCTCACTGTGGTTATAAACGACCTGAATTAACATATAATGTTACTGAAATCATTGACCAATCTCCACAATGGTCAAAATTCAAAATCAATAATGAAGAAGTTACTCTTCATATTGGTGGAACATATAATATCTACAATGCTTTAGCCGCATATGCAGTAGGTAGTGAATTCGAATTACTTCCATTTGAAATCACTAAAGCATTAAGCTCACCTGACCAAAAAATCTTTGGACGTCAAGAAGTCATTAAAGTCGGTGATAAAGATGTAACTTTAATTTTAGTTAAAAATCCGGTTGGATTAGATCAAGTTTTACAAATGATTAAGACAGATCGCAATCCATTTTCATTAGCTGTATTACTAAACGCTAACTATGCTGATGGAATTGATACTAGTTGGATTTGGGATGGATCTTTTGAAGAATTACCATTTGATCGCATTCCTTCAGTTCTAACTGGTGGCGAACGCTATAAAGATATTACTTTTAGATTAAGAGTCGCAGGCGTCCCAGAAGAAAATTTCCATCAACGTGAAAACTTAACTGAAGCAGTTAAATTCATAGAACAAATGCCAACAAAACATGTTTATGTTCTTGCAACATATACCGCAGTTCTTCAATTACGTAAATTATTAGCTGATGAAGGATACATCAAAGGAGGTATGGATTAA
- the prfA gene encoding peptide chain release factor 1: MDKLFDRLQMLEDRYEELGELLSDPEVIADTNRFTKLSKEMADLRETVEKYNQYKKVVQQIKDDEEMLNAGLDDEEMTMMVKEELASSKEAKEKLEEEIKILLLPKDPNDDKNIIMEIRGAAGGDEASLFAADLFNMYSRYAEKQGWSIEVVDKNVTEVGGFKEIVILINGKSVYSKLKYESGAHRVQRVPVTESAGRVHTSTATVVVMPEEEDVEIEIDPKDIRVDVFRSSGAGGQHINKTSSAVRMTHLPTGIVVSMQDQRSQQQNREKAMRILKARVYDYYKSQEQSEYDENRKSTVGTGDRSERIRTYNYPQNRVTDHRIGLTLNKLDKIMNGELDDIIDALVLYDQTKALENLQNE; the protein is encoded by the coding sequence ATGGATAAGTTATTTGATAGATTGCAAATGCTTGAAGATCGTTATGAAGAATTAGGCGAACTATTATCAGATCCTGAAGTAATTGCAGATACAAATCGTTTCACAAAGCTATCAAAGGAAATGGCTGATTTACGTGAAACAGTTGAAAAATATAATCAATATAAGAAAGTCGTTCAACAAATAAAAGATGATGAAGAAATGTTGAATGCAGGTTTAGATGATGAAGAAATGACTATGATGGTCAAAGAAGAATTAGCATCATCAAAAGAAGCAAAAGAAAAGCTTGAAGAAGAAATTAAGATTTTATTGCTACCTAAAGACCCTAATGATGATAAAAATATTATTATGGAAATTCGTGGGGCTGCTGGTGGTGATGAAGCTAGTTTATTTGCAGCTGATCTCTTTAATATGTATTCAAGATATGCAGAAAAACAAGGCTGGTCAATTGAAGTTGTGGATAAAAATGTGACTGAAGTTGGTGGCTTTAAGGAAATTGTAATTTTGATTAATGGTAAGAGTGTTTATTCAAAATTAAAATATGAAAGTGGTGCTCACCGTGTTCAACGTGTGCCAGTAACGGAATCTGCTGGTCGAGTACATACCTCAACAGCAACTGTTGTTGTTATGCCAGAAGAAGAGGATGTAGAAATTGAGATCGATCCAAAAGATATTCGTGTTGATGTGTTCCGCTCATCAGGTGCCGGTGGACAACATATTAATAAAACATCTTCTGCTGTTCGTATGACTCACTTGCCAACAGGAATTGTTGTATCGATGCAGGACCAACGTTCACAACAACAAAACCGTGAAAAAGCAATGCGGATTTTGAAAGCACGTGTATATGATTACTACAAATCTCAAGAACAAAGTGAATATGATGAAAATCGTAAGTCAACGGTAGGGACAGGTGATCGTTCAGAACGTATTCGGACATATAACTATCCACAAAACCGTGTGACAGATCACCGTATTGGTCTTACATTGAACAAACTTGATAAGATTATGAATGGTGAGTTAGATGATATTATTGATGCTCTAGTGTTATATGATCAAACAAAAGCATTGGAGAATTTACAAAATGAATAA
- a CDS encoding thymidine kinase translates to MAQLFFRYGAMNSGKSIEILKVAHNYEEQDKKVILMTSAIDNRDGVGFVSSRIGLKRPAFPIEDQTDVFDYVQKKNAAESIACVLVDEAQFLKKEHVRQLTKIVDQFNIPVMTFGLKNDFRNELFEGSKYLLLYADKIEEMKTICWFCNKKATMNLRINDGKPVYSGEQIMIAGNEAYFPVCRRHYFNPPVDEIEKLNNN, encoded by the coding sequence GTGGCACAATTATTTTTCCGTTATGGTGCAATGAACAGTGGAAAGTCAATTGAAATTTTAAAAGTTGCACATAACTATGAAGAACAAGATAAAAAGGTAATTTTAATGACAAGTGCGATTGATAATCGTGATGGGGTGGGATTTGTATCTAGTCGAATCGGTTTAAAACGTCCTGCGTTTCCGATTGAAGATCAAACAGATGTGTTTGACTATGTACAAAAGAAAAATGCAGCAGAATCAATTGCATGCGTATTAGTTGATGAAGCTCAATTCTTAAAGAAGGAACATGTGCGTCAATTAACTAAAATTGTAGATCAATTTAACATTCCGGTAATGACATTTGGCTTGAAAAATGATTTCCGTAATGAATTATTTGAAGGATCAAAGTATTTACTATTGTATGCTGATAAAATTGAAGAAATGAAGACAATTTGTTGGTTTTGTAATAAAAAAGCAACAATGAACTTGCGTATTAATGATGGAAAACCTGTGTATTCAGGTGAACAAATCATGATTGCAGGTAATGAAGCATACTTCCCAGTTTGCAGACGGCATTACTTTAATCCGCCAGTTGATGAAATTGAAAAATTAAATAATAACTAG